The Argentina anserina chromosome 3, drPotAnse1.1, whole genome shotgun sequence genome includes a region encoding these proteins:
- the LOC126787672 gene encoding acetylornithine aminotransferase, mitochondrial-like encodes MTSLQISSNTISQPLYLCHQFKPNLDRKVRLINVRRPVTACLSLDVEAPVTASKSGSVKSKEIIETEAKVLVGTYARTPVVLASGKGCKLFDTEGKEYLDLSSGIAVNALGHGDEDWLKAVVEQANTLTHVSNVYYSIPQVKLAERLVGSSFADRVFFTNSGTEANEAAIKFARKFQRHNHPDAKEPATNFISFTNSFHGRTMGALALTSKGNYRSPFEPVMPGVTFAEYGNIEATRKLIQPGKTAAVFVEPIQGEGGIYSSTKEFLQFLRTACDEAGALLVFDEVQCGLGRTGYLWAHEAFGVFPDIMTLAKPLAGGLPIGAALVTERVASAIAFGDHGSTFAGGPLICNAALAVLNKISNSNFLESVSKKGLYFKHILNQKLGGNPHVKDIRGFGLIIGVELDVPASPLVDACKNAGLLVLTAGKGNIVRLVPPLIISEQELDHAAKILYQALPALDK; translated from the exons ATGACTTCCCTTCAAATCTCTTCCAACACAATTTCTCAGCCGCTCTATCTCTGCCATCAGTTCAAGCCAAATTTGGACCGAAAGGTACGACTTATTAATGTCCGGAGACCAGTGACAGCTTGCCTTAGCCTTGACGTGGAAGCACCAGTTACTGCATCAAAATCAGGGTCTGTGAAGAGCAAGGAAATTATAGAGACAGAGGCGAAGGTTCTGGTGGGGACCTATGCAAGAACTCCAGTGGTGTTGGCCAGTGGTAAAGGTTGTAAATTGTTCGACACTGAGGGGAAAGAGTATTTGGATTTGAGTTCGGGGATTGCGGTGAATGCACTTGGACATGGTGATGAGGATTGGTTGAAGGCTGTGGTTGAACAGGCCAATACCCTCACTCATGTCAGCAACGTCTACTACTCCATCCCTCAG GTAAAACTAGCAGAGCGTTTGGTGGGCTCTAGTTTTGCAGACCGTGTCTTTTTCACTAATTCTGGAACTGAAGCAAATGAAGCAGCTATTAAATTTGCACGAAAGTTTCAGAGACACAATCATCCCGATGCCAAAGAACCTGCTACAAACTTCATATCTTTCACTAACAGCTTCCACGGAAGGACCATGGGTGCTCTTGCTTTGACTAGCAAAGGGAATTACAGGTCTCCTTTTGAGCCTGTCATGCCTGGGGTCACATTTGCAGAGTATGGAAATATAGAAGCTACCAGAAAATTAATTCAGCCTGGAAAAACTGCTGCAGTTTTTGTCGAACCTATCCAGGGTGAAGGTGGAATATACAGTTCTACCAAGGAGTTTCTGCAATTTCTGCGTACTGCTTGTGATGAGGCCGGGGCTCTTCTGGTGTTTGATGAG GTTCAATGTGGATTAGGTCGAACTGGGTACCTTTGGGCGCATGAGGCATTTGGTGTATTCCCAGATATAATGACTCTAGCTAAGCCACTTGCTGGAGGCCTACCCATTGGAGCTGCATTGGTGACTGAAAGAGTTGCTTCTGCCATAGCTTTTGGTGACCATGGAAGTACTTTTGCGGGTGGACCTCTCATCTGCAATGCTGCCCTAGCTGTTCTCAACAAGATATCAAATTCCAATTTTCTGGAAAGTGTCTCCAAGAAAGGTCTCTACTTTAAACATATCTTAAATCAGAAGCTGGGAGGAAATCCTCATGTGAAAGATATACGGGGTTTTGGGCTTATTATTGGAGTTGAATTGGATGTCCCTGCCTCACCTCTTGTGGACGCATGTAAGAATGCTGGGCTTCTAGTATTAACTGCTGGAAAAGGCAATATTGTGAGGCTAGTGCCTCCATTGATCATAAGTGAGCAAGAGTTGGATCATGCAGCTAAGATTTTGTACCAAGCGTTGCCTGCACTTGAcaaatag